The Streptomyces sp. JB150 genomic interval CCAGCGGTCGGCGGCGACGTGCAGGCCGTACCGGGACAGGACCCGGGCGCGGCGCATGCCGAGTTCCTCGGCGACGGCGGCGATGGAGCCGCGCGAGGGAGCCTGGGGGAGGTGGGCCGGGGTCTCGGCGGTCACCTCGGCGTCCTCGGCCTCGGCCAGTTCCGCCATGTCCTGGGAGACCGCGGAGTTCGGCGGGGTCTCGTCCTCGCCGGTGTAACCGGGCTCCAGGCGCAGGTCCTCGGCGTCCGTGGGCAGGAGGTCTCCGGGGCCCATGTCGCCGGGGCGCAGGCGTTCGCTCCACGGCACCCATTCGGGGGCGAGGAGGGCGTCGGGGCCGGGCAGGAGGACCGCCTCGTCCACCGTGACGATCTTGGCGCGGGAGGCGCGGGCCACCGTCACGGCCCAGCGCCAGCCCCGGTAGCCCAGCTCTTCGCACTCGAAGAAGTGCGTGACAACGCGGTCACCCTCGGAGACCAGCCCCGCGTGCTCTCCGACGACGCCGGGCGCGGCGGCCTCCTCGGCGGCGGCGCGGGCGAGGTCGACGGCCTCGGCGCACAGGCGGTCGGGGGTGCGGCTTCGCGTTGTCGCTGCGCTCACAGGTATCGCTTCTCTCCTACGCCGTCTTACGGGTGCGCCTTGCCTTGAGGCGGTGGGGGCGGCGGACGGAGCGGACCTGGGGACCGCGTCGACGTCCGTGTCCTCACGCTCTCGGGCACACCTACGTCATCCATTCTGCGGGATGCCGGTGAGGCGCGCGGCCGAGAACGTTCGCCACGGCGCGCTACGCACGCTACCTGTTCCCGTGCACTTGGCCTACACCGCCGCCCGGCCGATCCCCCCTCGGTTCGCCGCCGCCGCTGCCCCGAGTTCGCCGCCATCCGGCTCGTAACACCCTTACCCGTGCCGATCTCAGGGCACTATGACGGGGTGGCAGCCGCGAGGACACCCGGTGGCACCAGCGGAATCGGTGGGGCCGAGGGGAGCAGCCGAGGCAGCGGAACGGGCCGGTGGGGCGGCTCGCTCCGCGCGCTGGGACGTGCCCTGCACCTTCCGGTCACGGGGACGGCGCGCGGGATCCGGAAGGCGACGCACGCGCACGGCGCCGGCGAGTCGGGCCTGGGCAAGCTGATCGAGCTGCACGCGGTGAACGGCGCCGGCGATGTCATGATCACCGTCGCGCTCGCCTCGACCGTGTTCTTCTCCGTGCCGACCGACGAGGCGCGCGGGCGGGTCGCCCTCTACCTGGCGATCACGATGGCCCCGTTCACGCTGCTGGCGCCCGTGGTGGGCCCGCTGCTCGACCGGGTGCCGCACGGGCGGCGGGCCGCGATGGCGTGCGCGATGCTGGCGCGGGCGCTGCTCGCCCTGGTGCTGTCCGGGGCGGTGGTCTCCGGCAGCATCCAGCTGTATCCGGCGGCGCTCGGCGTGCTGGTCGCGTCGAAGGCGTACGGCGTGGTGCGCAGTGCCGTGGTGCCACGGTTGCTGCCGCCCGGTTTCTCGCTGGTGAAGGCGAACTCGCGGGTGACGCTCGGCGGGCTGCTGGCCACCGGGGTGGCCGCGCCCGTGGGGGCCGGGCTGCAGGCGCTCGGGCCGCGCTGGCCGCTCTACGGCGCCTTTGTGATCTTCGTCGCGGGAACGTTCCTGTCGTTCTCGCTGCCACGGAAGGTCGACTCGGCCAAGGGCGAGGACACCGCGCTGCTCGCGGCGGACGCGGACCATCTCCACGGCCCGCACCGCCGGCCGGTCAAGCGCCCGGGCCTGCGGACGGTCGGCATCGCCGTCACCCACGCCCTCGGCGTGAACGCGGCCATCCGCTGCCTGGCCGGGTTCCTGATCTTCTTCCTGGCGTTCCTGCTGCGCGAGCACCCGCTGACCGGGCAGAGCGCGGCCGTGTCGCTGGGCATGGTGGCGGTCGCGGCGGGCGTCGGCAACGCCTGCGGTACGGCGGTGGGGGCGGCGCTGCGGGCCCGCGCCCCGGAGGTCATCATCGTCACGGTCGTCGCGGTGGAGCTGGGGGTGGCGGTCACCGCGGCGGTGTTCTTCGGCGCGTTCCTGGTGGCGTGCCTGGCCGCGGTCGCCGGGTTCGCGCAGGCGCTGGCGAAGCTGTCGCTGGACGCGCTGATCCAGCGGGACGTGCCGGAGCAGGTGCGCACCTCGGCGTTCGCCCGCTCGGAGACGCTGCTGCAGATGGCGTGGGTGCTGGGCGGCGCGATCGGCATCGCGATGCCGCTGAACGGCACGCTGGGGCTCGCCGTGGGCGCCGGTGTGCTGGCCGCCGGCTGGCTGACGACGGTGCGCGGGCTGCTCGGCTCGGCCCGGCACGGCGGCCGGCCGCGCGCGCGAGTGGCGTAACCCACGCCCTGCCGCCCACCCCCACCCGGGCGCTCGTCCTCGTGCGCCCGATAGCCTTCGGCCATGACCACGCTGCCCCGCGGCGAAGCCGCTAGTCAACACAGTGCTGGGCGACGCCGCCGCGCCGTCGCCGTTGCCGGCGCCGTTTCCGCCGGACTGCTCGTCCTGTCGGCCTGCGACAAGCCGACGCCGGTGTCGACCATCACGGTCGGTTCGGACTCGGTCAGCTCCGAGGCGACCTGCTACGAGGAGGGCAAGGTCCTCAAGGCGCAGGAGCTGGCCAAGTGCCTCAAGGAGAAGGACATCGACTCCCTCTCCGTCGACCCCGACGAGCTGGTGCGCTTCGGCGTCGACCCGGCCGTCGCGGACAAGGGCTGGATCATCATGATGAACGGCCAGCCGCTCCTGAACGAGCCCATCAAGAAGACGTACACGACCATCCCGGGCAGCGTGTTCTTCAACGCCCAGTACGGCGCGCAGGGCGACTCCACGCTGGTCTCCATCCGTGAGGGCGAGCGGGACGCCACCGGGCTGTGGTCCTTCAAGCTGAAGAAGGACGCCTGACCACGTCCCCGGTGAAACGCGTCCTGGTGGCCACCGCGGTCCCCGCCGAGCGGGACGCGGTGGCCAGGGCGTTCTCCCAAGCCGGCGGGCAGGAGTCCGGCGGGCCTGTCGTCATCGCCGCCGGTGTGGGTCCCGCCCGCGCCGCCGCCGCCTCGGCGACCGCCCTCACCGAGGCCGCCCGTGACGGCCGCCCCTTCCACCTGGTGGTGAGCGCCGGCATCGGCGGCGGCTTCGCGCCCGAGGCGCCGGTGGGCTCGCTGGTCGTCGCCGACGAGATCACCGCGGCCGACCTGGGCGCCGAGACCGCCGACGGCTTCGTGCCGGTCACCGAGCTGGGCTTCGGCACCGTCACCCACCGTCCCCCCGCCGCCCTCGTACGGGACGTCACGGCCGCCACCGGGGCCCGCGCCGGCACGATCCTCACCGTCTCCACGGTGACCGGCACCGCCGCGCGCGCCGCGGCCCTGCGGGCCCGCCACCCGCGCGCCCTCGCCGAGGCCATGGAGGGCTTCGGGGTCGCCGAGGCCGCCGCCGCGCACGGCGTGCCCGTGCTGGAACTGCGGGCCGTCTCCAATCCGGTGGGCCCGCGCGACCGCGCCGCCTGGCGGATCGGCGACGCGCTTTCCGCGCTGACCGAGGGCTTCGGGAAGCTCGCACCCGTCCTGGAGGGTTGGAAACCGGCATGAAGCTGCGGATCGCTTACTCCCCCTGCCCGAACGACACCTTCGTCTTCGACGCCCTGGCCCACGGCCGCGTCCCCGGCGCCCCCCTCCTGGACGTGACGTTCGCCGACATCGACGTCACCAACGGCATGGCCGAGCGCGGCGAGTTCGACGTGCTGAAGGTGTCGTACGCGGTGCTGCCGTACGTCCTCGACGAGTACGCCCTGCTGCCGTGCGGCGGGGCGCTGGGGCGGGGCTGCGGGCCGCTCGTGCTGACGCGGGAGCCGGGGACGGACCTGACCGGCCGTACGGTCGCCGTGCCCAGTGAGCGGTCGACGGCGTACCTGCTGTTCCGGCTGTGGGCGGCGGACACCGTGCCCGGCGGGGTCGGGCGGATCGTGGTGATGCCGTTCCACGAGATCATGCCCGCGGTGCGGGACGGGAGGGTGGACGCCGGACTCGTCATCCACGAGGCCCGGTTCACGTACCACACCTACGGGCTGCACAAGCTCGCCGACATGGGCGAGCACTGGGAGGACACCACCGGGCTGCCGATCCCGCTGGGCGCGATCATCGCGAAGCGGTCGCTGGGCGCGCCGGCCCTGCGGCGGCTCGCCGACTCGATCCGTACGTCCGTACGGGCCGCGTGGGACGACCCCGAGGCGTCCCGCCCGTACGTCATGGAACACGCCCAGGAGATGGACCCGGCCGTCGCCGACCAGCACATCGGGCTGTACGTCAACGAGTTCACCGCCGGCCTCGGCGACGAGGGCTACGCGGCGGTCCGCGGGCTGCTCACCCGCGCGGCGGCCGAGGGACTGGTGCCGCCCCTCGGCCCCGAGGCGCTGGACTTCCCGTAGCGGTGTCCTACACGTCGAGCTGGTCGGCGACCGCGCGGAGCAGGCCGGCGATCTTCTTGCCGGAGGCCCGCTCCGGGTAGCGGCCCTTCTCCAGCATCGGGGTGATGTTCTCCAGCAGGGTCGTCAGGTCCTGCACGATCGAGGCCAGCTCGTCCGGCTTCTTGCGCTGCGCGGCGGCGACCGACGGGGTCGGCTCCAGCAGGATCACCGACAGGGCCTGGTCGCCGCGCTGGCCGGCGACCACGCCGAATTCCACGCGCTGACCCGGCTTGAGCGTCTCCACTCCGGCGGGGAGAACCGAGGAATGGACGAAGACGTCACCGCCGTCGTCGCGGGAGAGAAAGCCGAAGCCCTTCTCGCTGTTGAACCACTTGACCTTGCCGGTAGGCACGTCTGTCCTCGTCCTCGTACTCGTCGGAAAACTGCTTCGGAAACGGCTTCTGATAGCACTACAGCGGGTCGTCACTGACCCGCCGGTACCAAGGCTAATGGTCCCGGGGCCGCTGACAAGACGTCGCCCGGCTGTTCCCTCGGGCTGGGAACTACCCTGGTCCGGTGCGTGACAAAACCCCACCGAATTCCGCCGCGCCCGGTGACCGGCTGATCCGTGCCGGCGCCGTCGTGTTCTTCCTCGGAGCCGTGGCCACGCTGGTCACCGTGGCCCCGCTGTTCCTCGGAACGACGCCGTTTCCGACGTACATGTTCGCATTGAGCATGCTGATGGGCGTCGGATTTCTGATCGCCGGTGCCGGGGTGATGCGGTCCATCGCCGCCGGGCGGCGTCAGGCGCGCGCCGCCTCCGGTGCGTCCGGGGCGCCGCCGGCCTCCGCCAGGTAGCCGGCCAGCCACCGCGGGAACGCGGTCAGGTCGGCGAGGACGACGTCGCTGCCGGCCGCGCGCAGCTCGTCCGCGCCGAACGGGCCGGTCGCCACCGTCACCGCCAGGGCGTCGGCGGCGCGGGCGGCGCGGATGTCGCCCAGGTGGTCGCCGACGTAGACGGCCGCGGCGTGCTCGCGCAGGGCCTGCGCCTTCGCCTCCGCCCACAGGTCGCCGACCAAGGCGTCCGGCTCGATGCCCAGGTGCCTCAGGTGCAGCGCGGCGTTCGGCTCGTACTTCGCCGTGACCACGATCGCCCGCCCGCCCGCCGCCCGGACGGCGGCGACGGCCTCACGGGCGCCGGGCAGGGCGGGGGTGGCGGCGATGGCGTACCGCGGATACATCGACCGGTACAGGTCGGCCATCGCCGGGACCTCCTCCTCCGGGAACCAGTTCCGCAGCTCGTGCGCCAGCGGCGGGCCGAGGCGGGTGACCGCGAGGTCGGCGTCGACGAACGTGCCGGTGCGCTCGGCGAGCGCCTGGTAGCAGGCGCGGATGCCGGGGCGGGAGTCGATCAGGGTCATGTCCAGGTCGAAGCCGACGGTCAGCGGGGCGGAGGTTGCAGAGGCCATGCGGGCCATTGTGCCGACCGGCCGGCGACGCCCCGGCCGGGACCACGGCACACCGCCGCTCGCGGCGCGCTTCCCGGTCCGCCGGTCACCGCTGTCTCTGCGACCGCCAGACCAGGAACGCCGCCGACGCGAGCGCCGCGCCCCGCACCACCCACGGCCAGGTCTCGCCGATCGCGTCGCCCATCGCGCCCTCGGGGATCGGCTCCCCCCAGCGGCCCTCCGTACGGCCCCACAGCCAGGTGAAACCGGCGGCGACCGCGAGACCGGGCAGGACCATGACCGCCCACTTGACCTCGGCCGGGGTCAGGCGGCGGGAGACGTAGACGATCAGCCAGCCGAAGGCGAGGACCAGGAGGTTGCCGAGGACCGCGCCCGCCACCAGGAGGGCGGCGGCGAACAGCAGCAGCGGGTTGCTCCAGCCGCCGGCGGCCGGGAGGAAGCGGCGGCGGCCCTCCCGCGGCTCCTCCTCCGCCTCGCCCGCCTCCTCGATGCCCTCGGCGTCCTCGGGCGCGGTCCGCGGCGCGGGGGGCTTCCCGGCCGCCGCCGGATCGCGCCGCGGGGGCGGCTTCAGCAGGTCGGGGATCTCCACGCCGCCGACGAACCCCGGCACCGCCTCCCCGGGGCCGAACGGGGTGCCCTCCACCCGCCACCAGTCCGGCTCGACCGCGCTGTCGCCGAGTTCGTGGGCGCCCGCCAGGTGGGGCGCGGCGGGGACGTCCGCGTCCGCGGTCCGCGGTTCGGCGGGGCGGGGGCGCGGGACGACGCGGCGCAGGCTCCTCGGCAGGCCGCGGGGCTGCTTGGCGGGCTTGTCGGGGCGGCGCCGCGCGGTGCCCGTGGTCTCGTCCCGCTGGGCCGGGACGGCGGCGGGCGGCGGCTGCGGCGCGGTGCGCGTGCCGGTGCCGTCGCCCGCCGCCGTGACCACGTCGTCGGGGCTGCCCAGCCGGGCGATGATCCGGCGGACGGCGGCGGGGCTGTCCACCGGGACCTTCGCCCGCCGCCGGTCGATCTCGTCCCGCAACTGGTTCACCAGCCGCATGCGGGTGGCGGAGGGCAGCTGCCGCTGCTGCGCCACGTCGCCGACGCGGCTCAGATACTCGTAGACGACCTTGTCGCTCTCGATGCCCACGCTGTCCCCTCCGGGGCGGGTGTGCCGTTGTGCCGTTGTGCGCTGTGCCTTGCGTGTTGTGCGTGTTTCCGCCGGAATCCGTCCCCGGGGGACGACGTTAGCGCAGGGGGCGGCGGCGGACGGTGTGTCAGCCGGGTTCCCGCGGACCGGACTTGTCCGCCTCCGGGCGGCGCCGCGCGCAGCGGCCGGGGGTCCCGCGGCCGGGAGTGCGGGCCCCGGCCGGGCCGGTGCGGGCGGCTCGCGGGGGTCGTGCGGGGCTGATGCCGGCGGACGGCAGCCGCTACCGTTGGCCGGATGAGCACCGAGGAGAAGCCTGTGGCCCCCCGGTCCCTCGCGGAGGCGCTCCGCGGTCGGGACGACGCCTCGCTGGCCCGGCTCCTGCGCGGCCGGCCGGATCTCATCACGCCGGTGCCGACGGATCTGACGCAGCTGGCGACCCGGGCGGGGACGCGGGCCTCGGTGGTGCGGGCGCTGGAGCGGCTGGACCGGTTCGTGTCGCAGACGGCGCAGGCGCTGGCCGTGGCCGGGGACCCGGCGTCGTACGACGAGCTGCTGGGGCTGATGGCGGGGGACGACCCGGATCCGGTGGTGGCCGCCGCGCTGCCCCGGGCGCTGGGCGTGCTGCGGGAGCAGGCGCTGGTGTGGGGGGACGACGAGCGGCTGCGGCTGGTGCGCACCGCCCGGGAGCTGCTGGCGCCGTCGCCGCAGCACCCCTCGCCGACCGGGCTGGGGCCCACGGTGCGGGAGGCGACCGCGGGGATGTCGCCGGGGCGGATCCAGGAGATCGTGGCCGCGGCCGGGCTGCCGTCCACGCACGACGCGGTCTCCGCGGTCGCCTCGCTCACCGCGCTGTTCCGCGACCGCCGGCGGATGCGGGCGCTGCTCGCCGGGGCGCCCGAGGAGTCGCGGCAGGTGCTGGAGCGGCTGGTGTGGGGGCCGCCGTACGGGCAGGTGACCGCGGATCCGGCGCCCCGGCTGCGGTGGCTGCTGGACCGGGGGCTGCTGCTGCCGACCGCGCCGGGGACGGTCGTCCTGCCGCGCGAGGTGGCGCTGCATCTGCGGGGCGGGCGCGCGCACCGCGCGCCCGAGCCGGTGCCGCCGGCCGTCGAGGCCGCGGCCACGCACCGTCCGCAGGTGGTGGACGCCACGGCCGCCGGGCAGGCGCTGACCGCGCTGGCGACCGTGGAGGAGCTGCTGAAGGAGTGGGACGAGGGCGGCCCCGCGGTGCTGCGGGCCGGCGGGCTGAGCGTGCGCGACCTCAAGCGCACCGCCGTCGCCCTGGACGTCTCCGAGCCGGTCGCCGCGTTCTGGGTGGAGCTGGCCTACGCCGCCGGGCTGATCGCCTCCGACGGCGAGGCCGACGAGCGGTACGCGGCCACCCCCGCCTACGACGACTGGCTGGAGCGGCCCGCCGCCGAACGCTGGTCCCGCCTCGCCGAGGCCTGGCTCACCGCCACCCGCACGCCCGGACTGATCGGTGGGCGCGACGCCAAGGACCGCAGTCTGTCCGCGCTCGGCCCCGGCCTCGACCGCTCGGCCGCGCCGGAGGTACGGCACCGGGTGCTCACCCTGCTCGCCGGGCTGCCCGAGGGCGCCGCCCCCGGCACCGACTCGCTGCTGGCCCGGCTGCGCTGGGAGCGGCCCTCGCGCGGCGGCCGGGACGCGGCGGACGACCTGCGGGCCCGGCTCGCGCAGTGGGCGCTGTCGGAGGCGGAGCTGCTGGGCGTGACGGGGCGCGGCGCGCTGTCCCGGCACGGGCGCGCCCTCCTCGGCGCGAGCGCCCCCACGCCCGCCCCCGCGCACACGCCGGAGCACGCCCCCGCCGCCGAGTCGCGGGGCCCCGGTGACAAGCTCCCCGTGCACCACCACCATCACCACGAGCACCACCACCACGCGGTGCCCGCCGTCCCCGAGCCGCTCTCCCCAGCCGAGCAGGCCACGGCCACCGCGGCCGCCGCCCGGGTGCTCGCCCCGCTGCTGCCCGAGCCGCTGGACCACGTGCTGCTCCAGGCCGACCTGACGGCCGTGGCGCCGGGTCCGCTCCAGCGCCCGCTGGCCGAGACGCTGGGCGTGCTCGCGGAGGTGGAGTCGAAGGGCGGGGCGACGGTGTACCGGTTCACGCCCGCCTCGGTGCGCCGCGCCCTGGACGCCGGCCGCACCGCCGCCGAGCTGCACGCCTTCCTCGCCGAGCACTCCCGTACGCCGGTGCCGCAACCACTCGCCTATCTGATCGACGACGTGGCCCGCCGCCACGGTCATCTGCGGGTCGGCGCCGCCTCGGCGTACGTCCGCTGCGACGACGACGCCCTGCTCAGCGAGATCCTGGCGGACAAGCGGGCGGCGGGCCTGCGGCTGCGCCGCCTGGCCCCGACGGTGCTGGCCGCGCAGGCGGACCCGGCGAGCCTGCTGGAGGGGCTGCGCGCGATGGGCTTCGCCCCGGCCGCCGAGTCCGCCGAGGGCGATGTGCTGATCACCCGCGCGCACGCCCACCGCACCCCGCCGCGCACCGCCCCCGAGCCGGTGCCGGACGGGCCGCCGGTGCCCGACGCGACGCTGCTCTCCGCCGCCGTCCGGGCGATCCGGGCGGGCGACCTGGCCGCCACCGCCCCGCGCAAGCCGGGCGACGGCGGCGCGCCCGGCGGATCGGCTCCGGCCGCGCCGGGCGCGCTGCCGCGCACCGGCTCCGCCGAGACGCTGGCCACCATGCAGGCCGCGGTGCTCACCGGGCAGTCGCTGTGGATCGGCTACGTGAACGCGGAGGGCGCCGCGAGCCAGCGGGTCATCGCCCCGGTGCGGGTCGAGGGCGGCTTCGTGACGGCGTACGACCACACCTCGGACGAGGTCCGCACCTTCCCGCTGCACCGGATCACGGGCGTGGCGGAGCTGGCGGACGAGGACGGCTGACGCGCGCTGCCACGAGGCTCACCCGTACGGGTGTACGTCCGCGTTCATGCACGCCACGCCGGGGATTTCCCACCCTTGGGGGAGCTTGCCGGGCCCGTCGCATTCCGGGCGGAAGCGCCGGGCAGTCACCGGGTGTCCTGGTCCCGCCCGAGCCGCCGGACGCGCGGCTCGGGCCGAGCACAGCCGAAAGGAACCCCCCATGCGCGCAGCCCGTCGAGTGGCCGCCGTCCTGTCCGCCGCCGCCCTGATGTTCGGTGCCCTGACCACTCAGGCGGCGGCCGTCAGCATCGATGTCGCCGGACTGGTCATCGAGACGCCGCAGGTCTGATCCGCCGCCGTCGCACGCACCGGGCCGGTCCCGTTCTGCCCTTCCGGGACCGGCCCGCCGACCCCGTCCGTCCTGTCACCGAAAGGCCCTGACGCCTCCCATGCGCTCCGGACCCGCCCTCCGCCCTCGCCTCACCCGCTCCACCGCGCTCGCCGTCCTCGCGGCGGTGCTGGTCCCGGCCGTCGCGGCGGCCGGCGCCCTGGCGCCGCAGGCCTCCGCCGCCACCCCGGCCACCGTGACCACCGCGACCGCTCCGACCACCGCGACCACCGCCGCCGCTCCCCTGCCGCTGCCGCTTCCGCTGCCGGAGGCCGGGGCGGGGCCCATCGTCAGCGAGGTGGGCAACATCGAGGGCCCGCTGATCGACACGATCACTCTGCCCAGGCTGTAGCGGTGCGGCGCTTGCGGTAGCTGTCCCCTTCGAGCCGTACGGTCTCGGCGTGGTGGGCGAGGCGGTCCGCCATCGCCGGGACGGACGGGCCGTCGAGCACCTCGTGCCAGCGCTCCAGCGGGCGGTCGCTGGTGACGACCAGCGAGCCGCGCTCGTAGCGGTGGGCGACCAGCCGGAACAGCAGGCGCGTGGCGTCCGGGCCGAAGGGGACGTAGCCGACCTCGTCGACGACGAGGAGGGCGGCCTCGTCCAGACCGGCCAGCTCCTCCGCAAGGCGTCCCGCGGCCTCCGCCTCCGCGAGCCGGGCCGCCCACTCCGCGGCGGTCGCGAACAGCACCCGGTGCCCGGCCTGGCAGGCCCGCAGGCCCAGCCCGATCGCGAGGTGGGTCTTGCCGGTGCCGGGGCCGCCGATGAAGAGCACGTTGCGGCGCGCGGAGACGAAGTCGAGCTTGCCGAGGCGCGCGACCGTGTCGCGGTCGAAGGCGCGCGGATGGTCGGTGTCGAAGTCCTCCAGCTGCTTGCGGGCGGGGAACCCGGCGGCCCGGATCCGGTCCTCGGCGTGGTCCTCCCACACGGGCGGGCCGGCCTGGGCGGGGACCGTCACCGGGGCGTCCCCCGGTCCGGGCCGGGATTGCCCGGCCCGCTCGGTCTCCGCGGGCCGGTGCTCCCTGGCGTGGTGGTGTTCGACGCGGGCCACCATCTCCCCCGACATGTAGGCGAGGATCGCGGCGGACACGATGAACGCCATGTGGATCACCGTGCCCCACAGCAGCGAGTGGTGGGGGGTGTGGTCGACGTCCACGAACATCTGGAGCAGGTGGACGGAGGAGATGCCCACGATGGCGGTGGCCAGCTTGACCTTCAGCACGTTCGGGTTGACGTGCGAGAGCCATTCCGGCTGGTCCCGGTGGCCCTGGAGGTCGATCCGGGAGACGAAGGTCTCGTAGCCGCCGACGATCACCATGATGAGCAGGTTGGCGATCATCACGACGTCGACGAGCTTCAGCACGGCGAGCATGACGTACGTCTCGTCGGCCCGCCCGGCCACGCACCGGACGATTAACGTCCACAGCTCGTTGAAGAACTTGTAGACATACACGCCCTGTACGGCGACCAGGCCGAAGTACAGCGGGGCCTGGAGCCAGCGGGTGGCGAACAGGGCGTACCCGAGCGTGGCGGTGGGCGGTGGCGGCGTCCGAGTCATGTGCTGCACACTGCGTCATTCTTCGCATACCTCCGCCGTACGGCCGCACCCCGCCACCCGTGAGGCTGAATAGACATCCTGTAGGACCGGCCGCGCCGGACCGGTCGCCCGCCCGGCCGGATCAGGCACACTGGACGTTTGGCCGCGCGGAAGGATGTACGCACGTGAACGGACCGCTGATCGTCCAGTCCGACAA includes:
- a CDS encoding DUF3027 domain-containing protein, giving the protein MSAATTRSRTPDRLCAEAVDLARAAAEEAAAPGVVGEHAGLVSEGDRVVTHFFECEELGYRGWRWAVTVARASRAKIVTVDEAVLLPGPDALLAPEWVPWSERLRPGDMGPGDLLPTDAEDLRLEPGYTGEDETPPNSAVSQDMAELAEAEDAEVTAETPAHLPQAPSRGSIAAVAEELGMRRARVLSRYGLHVAADRWEEAYGPKTPMAQAAPASCVSCGFLVPIGGSLGQAFGVCANEFSPADGRVVSLAYGCGGHSEAAVMPKPPQPAPPVIDETRVDPFPLRPARDSGSVPDVTDEETAELGHS
- a CDS encoding MFS transporter, with amino-acid sequence MAAARTPGGTSGIGGAEGSSRGSGTGRWGGSLRALGRALHLPVTGTARGIRKATHAHGAGESGLGKLIELHAVNGAGDVMITVALASTVFFSVPTDEARGRVALYLAITMAPFTLLAPVVGPLLDRVPHGRRAAMACAMLARALLALVLSGAVVSGSIQLYPAALGVLVASKAYGVVRSAVVPRLLPPGFSLVKANSRVTLGGLLATGVAAPVGAGLQALGPRWPLYGAFVIFVAGTFLSFSLPRKVDSAKGEDTALLAADADHLHGPHRRPVKRPGLRTVGIAVTHALGVNAAIRCLAGFLIFFLAFLLREHPLTGQSAAVSLGMVAVAAGVGNACGTAVGAALRARAPEVIIVTVVAVELGVAVTAAVFFGAFLVACLAAVAGFAQALAKLSLDALIQRDVPEQVRTSAFARSETLLQMAWVLGGAIGIAMPLNGTLGLAVGAGVLAAGWLTTVRGLLGSARHGGRPRARVA
- a CDS encoding DUF2771 domain-containing protein; translation: MTTLPRGEAASQHSAGRRRRAVAVAGAVSAGLLVLSACDKPTPVSTITVGSDSVSSEATCYEEGKVLKAQELAKCLKEKDIDSLSVDPDELVRFGVDPAVADKGWIIMMNGQPLLNEPIKKTYTTIPGSVFFNAQYGAQGDSTLVSIREGERDATGLWSFKLKKDA
- a CDS encoding futalosine hydrolase; translated protein: MVLQAEEGRLTTSPVKRVLVATAVPAERDAVARAFSQAGGQESGGPVVIAAGVGPARAAAASATALTEAARDGRPFHLVVSAGIGGGFAPEAPVGSLVVADEITAADLGAETADGFVPVTELGFGTVTHRPPAALVRDVTAATGARAGTILTVSTVTGTAARAAALRARHPRALAEAMEGFGVAEAAAAHGVPVLELRAVSNPVGPRDRAAWRIGDALSALTEGFGKLAPVLEGWKPA
- a CDS encoding 1,4-dihydroxy-6-naphthoate synthase, which translates into the protein MKLRIAYSPCPNDTFVFDALAHGRVPGAPLLDVTFADIDVTNGMAERGEFDVLKVSYAVLPYVLDEYALLPCGGALGRGCGPLVLTREPGTDLTGRTVAVPSERSTAYLLFRLWAADTVPGGVGRIVVMPFHEIMPAVRDGRVDAGLVIHEARFTYHTYGLHKLADMGEHWEDTTGLPIPLGAIIAKRSLGAPALRRLADSIRTSVRAAWDDPEASRPYVMEHAQEMDPAVADQHIGLYVNEFTAGLGDEGYAAVRGLLTRAAAEGLVPPLGPEALDFP
- a CDS encoding cold-shock protein translates to MPTGKVKWFNSEKGFGFLSRDDGGDVFVHSSVLPAGVETLKPGQRVEFGVVAGQRGDQALSVILLEPTPSVAAAQRKKPDELASIVQDLTTLLENITPMLEKGRYPERASGKKIAGLLRAVADQLDV
- a CDS encoding haloacid dehalogenase-like hydrolase; its protein translation is MARMASATSAPLTVGFDLDMTLIDSRPGIRACYQALAERTGTFVDADLAVTRLGPPLAHELRNWFPEEEVPAMADLYRSMYPRYAIAATPALPGAREAVAAVRAAGGRAIVVTAKYEPNAALHLRHLGIEPDALVGDLWAEAKAQALREHAAAVYVGDHLGDIRAARAADALAVTVATGPFGADELRAAGSDVVLADLTAFPRWLAGYLAEAGGAPDAPEAARA
- a CDS encoding helicase C-terminal domain-containing protein: MSTEEKPVAPRSLAEALRGRDDASLARLLRGRPDLITPVPTDLTQLATRAGTRASVVRALERLDRFVSQTAQALAVAGDPASYDELLGLMAGDDPDPVVAAALPRALGVLREQALVWGDDERLRLVRTARELLAPSPQHPSPTGLGPTVREATAGMSPGRIQEIVAAAGLPSTHDAVSAVASLTALFRDRRRMRALLAGAPEESRQVLERLVWGPPYGQVTADPAPRLRWLLDRGLLLPTAPGTVVLPREVALHLRGGRAHRAPEPVPPAVEAAATHRPQVVDATAAGQALTALATVEELLKEWDEGGPAVLRAGGLSVRDLKRTAVALDVSEPVAAFWVELAYAAGLIASDGEADERYAATPAYDDWLERPAAERWSRLAEAWLTATRTPGLIGGRDAKDRSLSALGPGLDRSAAPEVRHRVLTLLAGLPEGAAPGTDSLLARLRWERPSRGGRDAADDLRARLAQWALSEAELLGVTGRGALSRHGRALLGASAPTPAPAHTPEHAPAAESRGPGDKLPVHHHHHHEHHHHAVPAVPEPLSPAEQATATAAAARVLAPLLPEPLDHVLLQADLTAVAPGPLQRPLAETLGVLAEVESKGGATVYRFTPASVRRALDAGRTAAELHAFLAEHSRTPVPQPLAYLIDDVARRHGHLRVGAASAYVRCDDDALLSEILADKRAAGLRLRRLAPTVLAAQADPASLLEGLRAMGFAPAAESAEGDVLITRAHAHRTPPRTAPEPVPDGPPVPDATLLSAAVRAIRAGDLAATAPRKPGDGGAPGGSAPAAPGALPRTGSAETLATMQAAVLTGQSLWIGYVNAEGAASQRVIAPVRVEGGFVTAYDHTSDEVRTFPLHRITGVAELADEDG
- the istB gene encoding IS21-like element helper ATPase IstB, which encodes MTRTPPPPTATLGYALFATRWLQAPLYFGLVAVQGVYVYKFFNELWTLIVRCVAGRADETYVMLAVLKLVDVVMIANLLIMVIVGGYETFVSRIDLQGHRDQPEWLSHVNPNVLKVKLATAIVGISSVHLLQMFVDVDHTPHHSLLWGTVIHMAFIVSAAILAYMSGEMVARVEHHHAREHRPAETERAGQSRPGPGDAPVTVPAQAGPPVWEDHAEDRIRAAGFPARKQLEDFDTDHPRAFDRDTVARLGKLDFVSARRNVLFIGGPGTGKTHLAIGLGLRACQAGHRVLFATAAEWAARLAEAEAAGRLAEELAGLDEAALLVVDEVGYVPFGPDATRLLFRLVAHRYERGSLVVTSDRPLERWHEVLDGPSVPAMADRLAHHAETVRLEGDSYRKRRTATAWAE